The Montipora foliosa isolate CH-2021 chromosome 10, ASM3666993v2, whole genome shotgun sequence genomic sequence CATGGATTTATTATCCGATCCGTACTCCAGGAAAGACTCTACGAGGTCTTCGTTGTCAAGTGCTTGCCGCCCACAGAGCGTAGCAGCAACAAAGGCCTTATTGATCTGAACTGGAAATATACCTGTGAGAACATATTGATGGCTGATGATTTGACCAAGTGTTCTCATTGTCGACTCCTCGATGCCTGGGCCGACTCGCGGGATAAATATAGagctcccgtcgaagtactcgTGTAGGACCTGTCTCCAGAATATCGAATAAGCTTCTCTTTTGACACCGTCCAGATCCATTCCTTGTTCTCCGTAGAAGGAAACGGTTGCAAGGTGTTGTGTTATTTCTCCTGACGTTTCATATAATTTGAGAAGATCAAGCATGACAGTTTCTCTGTGGACCCATATGTTCGTTACACCTCCAGCAGTAAGTTTCTCGAGGGCATTCATTCTCCTATGTGTCAAGGCCTGAAAAAACACAGTAAAAGAATTTTGCTTGAACTAGCAATACAATATCTTGTTTCATTAAAGAAGACCTAGGTTATTAAGGAGACTCTTGGGCAAAGTGGGTGACTGTACTTGCATGTCTAATATCGGTGTCACAGCATGCAATCTGGACAGGATTTTAATACGTAACATAGTCTCTCCTCTGCAGGCAACTACCTGTATAACTGTCAACTGCTGGCATGGAAATAGGAAAGCAGGCGTGGACTGCACCTTTCATTATGCCTTCTCAGATAAATCGAATTAATTGTTCATAATAATGTCATATTAGTAAATATCAAGAAGGCCTATTTTGCATTGTGTGAAGGGTATCATCGCGATTTCTGAAACGATACTACACAATTCCCTGGTATGGCTTGGGACTCTACACATTACCAAACATTGAtcaaaaatttccaaaaaagtaCATGTTTAACATTGCTGACACTACAGCAACAGAACTGATTGGACGTTTTGAACAAATCTAGATTGAGGCTAACTATGTGCAAAGATGTATTTTGTTACCTGTAGGTAAATTCCAAAATGGACTTAATTTCAACTATTAGACATCCATGTGACCTTGCAGTGGATCAAGAGTAATTTTATGATACCTCACATTCATATTTACTTCAGGAATTGGTGCATTAGAAAAACAATTACCTCCTGTCCCCTTTCAGTGTCTGCACTGGGGAGGTTGTTAATCATTTCCCTGAATCGTTGTCCTGGACAATCAGCAACATTGCCGCTTACGAAACCTGTCTGCAAAGTGTCCTTCACACTTGCAGAAGTGTCATTGCTAACAAATTAAACAAGTAACAGAGACGAGTTGTCTATAGAGAAACTCAAAGTATTTTTACATTTAAatgggctatgtcacgcaaaattatgtcattttcaTGACAACCAAAAAGCACAAAAAGTAGAATGatacattgcaataaccacttaactgttgaacaacataaaataaatacagcacaagcaaagagaagcatggatggacacaaatggacgagattgaaacggatttcatttgggtaatcttgaaaaaagtctgCCTGACGTTTCCTATGTTTGTGGCAAATAACCTTGATGatggtcgtttttgctcagattcatcttgtttgtgatgtaacgataattttaccAGTATAGGAATTCCACATtgccattttaaaattttaactcgTGATTAACTCAAGATTTTTGCTAAaaaccctaaaataacgtgacatagcccctttaagatggCAAAGGGGTAAGAGAGCGTCTTTATGATAATGAGTATGCAGTCATGTCCCTTTGAACAAACATTAGTATACGCTAACTCCTGTAACTAGCAAAAAAAGTAAGCAAGGAAAGGGCAATGTGTGCAATGAGGTTAGTTTTCTTAGAATCTCAATAACTGGCGATGAGGAATATTGGCATCTATGGTACATGGCTGAGGAAGTATACAATATGGAATATGGTTGTAACCAATTGACTCAATGACATGGGTTTTTATCCCTATTTACAGCCAAGACAACAGAATACCGATAGCAAAGATTGCCAGAtaaagtaaaatctgtaagtggcaatttggagttaaagggttaGTCCGaggtgaaaaaatgaaaatcagatATTGAGACAAAGGGGTGAATAACCACTCATCAAAACAAAGCATTGTAGTGATGGTTAATTACACATAGATATTAGGTACTCACATTTCATCATTGGCCATCAAGAATGGAGGTGGTGTTTcgcaaataatatttaaatcaGGCACAGTAGCATTTAGAGGGTAGTCAACATAAGCATCTGCTGGGTTTTCTCCAAATCCTTGAAATAAGACTTCTTCATCTGGATAGGCAGGTGCTTCAGTGAACTCTGCCATTGCCAGCATCAAACGGTCCACTGACTCAACAGGTAAGGAAGGATTGACAACTGGTTCACTGAAGGATGAAAGGGTAAAGTATTGAGGAGTGAGGCTCAGCGAGCCTACCCAGTCATAGATGGCACAACATGTCATATCACTCCTTTTGGGGAATCTGGGGGTGTGGATACCTAGTGACACATGTCTCACCGACACTGTAATGTGTGGTTCACACACATCTGGTTCAGCTGGTACCCTTTGAGCTCTACTGCTACGCAGACTAAGTAGTTCCTCCTGTCTAGCCTGTACATGTTCTTCTCTAGCTTGCTCTTGTGCAGCACATTCCTTTGCTTGATCCTTCTCCAAAGAATCAAGATATTCTATTAACTGAATGTCCTTTAGAGCTGCTCTCTCCTCAGATGATCCCAACAGGCCTGTTGATGGGGTTGAGGATGTACTGGTATTCTGCTTGCTCTCAAAAGCAGGTGTAAGTAAAACAgcctcatcatcgtcatcatcatcatcatcactgacATAGtgaactttctttttcttctcaagGCCTTTCATGTCTACACACCTTGACAAGAGGTACATCTTCACTTTGCTTAAGTTGTACTTTGCTATGTAACATGACAGTGATGTGAACTCATCACCTATTACTTCTGCAAACTTAAAGTCTGCGAGTTTTAACTTTAGTTCATGAGTGTATCCATGCACTGAATATCCTTCAGGGAAAGACACATTTGTCAGGAGATCAATCATATCATCTTCTGTTGCAGATAATGGAACCATTAACTCCCTTGTGCCCCCTCCTTTTGCTAGGCGAACATAAACATGGCACTCTAAGTCCTCGTTGTAATGATGCCATCCAACTTGGGTTTTCTTCAATGCAGACTTCTGTGGAtgctttctttcctttgatGATGGTGTTTCCTGTGTCTTTGCCTTCCCTTTGCTTGGCTTCTTTACAAGCTGTTTAGATAATTCTAAAAGCTTTCTCTTTTTCTCACTTCTTTCCTCATTTTTCCCCCATCTATTCCACCGCTGgaaacaaatgatttcaaagCAAGCACATCTCCTCTTCGTTTCAAACCAAGAGCCTCAAAGTCTTTATCACTAGCACTCCTTATAGCTGTGAAATCCATCTATAAAGAGGTAATTAAGCAAAAAGGTCAcaactaaaataataatgaagagCTGCTTGTACAACGCAATTACCTTTAAAGGTTACATTATTAATTAGGTTATTACTCGAAGGGCTCTAGATaaaaaaggcaacagaaacTATGGTTTACAGTATATCGCAGATTGTAGTCAGGAGACAAATCATTACCTCCTAGAAACTGTTTTCATAATCGCTTGAATACAACTATGGCCTTGGCTGACGTCACGTGGTCTAACTACTGTTTGCAATAGACTGCCTGTCGTTTATTTAATTAACAGCAAAGGCAAAGTTTTGGGCCATCAAAGACAGATATTCCCGCAATCATAGCAATTTggtggtagtggtggtagtagtagtagtagtagtagtagtagtagtcgtcgtcgtcgtcgtcgtcgtcgtcgtcgtcgtcgtcgtcgtcgtcgtcgtagtagtagtagtagtagtagtagtaggtgtATGACAAATGTTAACGGAGATCTACCCTTACATATGCATGTTTCTGGGTGGCTTCAGGTAGTGGAACGTCAGTAAAGACAGTGCACTCACTACGGGATTTGGTATTATGTTCAACCCCGGGTGTTCAACTCAAATATCGtaggcttaccatttctttCCGAAACCTATCGCAAACATCAaagtccacttttcttttttccctcaGAAAAGTAAAAACCTATGATGGAACAGACATAATTTATCGTTACACTTGAAAAGAACATAATGTACCTATCTGAACGTCAAAACTAGCACAACAAAATGTGAAGTTTTATACCTTTTCTATCTCGGAT encodes the following:
- the LOC137974163 gene encoding uncharacterized protein, which gives rise to MNALEKLTAGGVTNIWVHRETVMLDLLKLYETSGEITQHLATVSFYGEQGMDLDGVKREAYSIFWRQVLHEYFDGSSIFIPRVGPGIEESTMRTLGQIISHQYVLTGIFPVQINKAFVAATLCGRQALDNEDLVESFLEYGSDNKSMALKAALAQSEQGGLSDESYGFLKDFFSDYQVKKRPSATNLKAIVVQVAKNELLLRPAMAMDSMRKGLLDGDYKDPWKYSKEDVF
- the LOC137974164 gene encoding uncharacterized protein codes for the protein MADEELASEIEKVFTFLREKRKVDFDVCDRFRKEMRWNRWGKNEERSEKKRKLLELSKQLVKKPSKGKAKTQETPSSKERKHPQKSALKKTQVGWHHYNEDLECHVYVRLAKGGGTRELMVPLSATEDDMIDLLTNVSFPEGYSVHGYTHELKLKLADFKFAEVIGDEFTSLSCYIAKYNLSKVKMYLLSRCVDDDEAVLLTPAFESKQNTSTSSTPSTGLLGSSEERAALKDIQLIEYLDSLEKDQAKECAAQEQAREEHVQARQEELLSLRSSRAQRVPAEPDVCEPHITVSVRHVSLGIHTPRFPKRSDMTCCAIYDWVGSLSLTPQYFTLSSFSEPVVNPSLPVESVDRLMLAMAEFTEAPAYPDEEVLFQGFGENPADAYVDYPLNATVPDLNIICETPPPFLMANDEM